Genomic segment of Mercurialis annua linkage group LG6, ddMerAnnu1.2, whole genome shotgun sequence:
AGCATTATGAGTACTTGTATGGAGAAAGAACAATCCCCCACGAAGTTCATCGCCTTACACGGAAAAGGCAAAGGCAAGCGCATGTTGGAGGTCAGGTTCAACCGGATGTTTTGAAAGCGGAATTGGATGAGGCCATGGAAGATCTTCaacaagaacaagaacaagGCCATCATGGTCCGGAATTCAATCCCCAATGGGTTCCTCCTccctgttagtgatatgcactaggtcaatcatgtttgaccatgttttgactttatcattttgttatttattgattggcagtttttatcattttatattaatgattaaaatacttgaatggttaattctttctaaggtcatcaagtatgtgacttgatagtagaacccttaggtttaataaaagaattatataccatctatccctaatcttaatagaacattgagactagtatgatgttgactgatgattatgttttactaatcatgtatatgagatattaagtcaaatcataggtgctatttgagaaataaggcactggatgacccactgtgagaatactacatagatcactgttaTAAGTagttctcattacagttctattagtataatcctttgaccttgaaatcatcatggatttctacatagctatttcatgttttgatacagtcttacattatctttaacaagataatggaatagattgtcattggatatgaaagtaactatgtgagaaatgtgagtgactgagaaggaatttgtccctcatttatttgagtaagatatctatgggccccttgaaaaagatagactgaaggaaatgcatggccatgctaattgataaggagttatcattttcagtctacttagagtcaagaaactaatgattgaatattataaggatgacaggactatgccttatattcaatcaggatatcgagagacaaagggattaaaatattattgtaaatggttaaatcggattatcgatattcgtataacttgggtagtcataatgtcttgttagaggccacttatgacttgtgggctgaaatagggatttcgagcctactgccaacgttatatgaacctacagggtcgcacactaagaacaggcccaaaacagttatgggttgtgcaagcccaatgtgattaagtgattaattatatatatatatatatatatatatatatatatatatatataattcgtaatatatatatattaataaatatatatattaattcgaaatttaaggataagtgttttccttaatttattattttttggaagataataaatatagtaattaatatatatggataattatcaaaaaggagtttttgataaacataaacttgtagaattgcaatgagattgaaattcgaatttgtctcaaaccctagtgttgtttatcactataaatacacattaagcaattggtttgaggatcacgaaattcattattcacgaaatcactaaaattcgaaattgcttgtgaagcaatagtgctagcacacaagcactagttttggctaatgtctgttcgtgtggatactcgtagaggacgcgttcttttggaggcgtttctgatccgaggccaggtatcaccaaagtgaaccacctccttccttcctacattgctgttgaattcgacatacaagtaagtacttattctgttaattcgaattacatggatcttggtttgggtttttagataaatttttgaaattccgctgcgttatgaacctataaaacccaacactCCCGGTCAAAGCACCGCTCAAATGCTTGGTTTACTCTATGCTCAAAATGAGCAAATGCTTGGAAGGATGTCTCTTATGGATGGTCGTTTTCGACGGATTGAACATATGACCTTGGTGACTTAAGGAATCGATTTTATGTTCAATACACGCCTTCTCAAGATCTTGGTGATGATGAAGAGGATTGATTACTTGCATTTCATTCACATCatgcatttttatgtttttatgctttaagttgtgtttttttttttttttttttgcatttttaatcTTTATCAAAAATGCCTTGTAATTCCTACCTAGTTGTGAATTACAtgttttatgtgtttatttttttttgcaaagtCTTGTTAGCCCTTTAATTGATAatataagtgttttttttttgtcaatttgtGCTATTTTTATGCTTTAAATTGCTTATTGTTTCTATTATTTTccgttttttttttactttgatAATGCCTTTAACTCTTTTTGATCTTGAGAAAGGGGGGAGAGATATTtgcatttataatttttttttcatatatctcAAAAGTGCAAATTTTACTAAAATGCCTAAGTTTTTAAGCAATTTTTACTAAAAtgcctaaatttttaaaatcgtatTTACTTTATGCTtgccttaatttattttaatttctagtGCGTTAAGGGAGCCAAAGTTCATTTAAACTCCCACTAACTTAGCCATTTCcataaattgattgtcaaaatcaaaaatggagagattgttggaccaagtcccatttgtaccctaattttgagtttgacaatcaatttaaagagtCTAATCATTAGTGTGCaggaacatatagaaaccatcccgGGTCAAATCagagctttctagcgagaatcaaAAAATCGAAATTCTGACTAGTTACAGTATCTTTTCGCGCCCGAGATGTCTTCggcatcacgggcgcgacataGTACATATCTCGGGGCTATACTCCTTATCTCGGGCGCGACACAGAGTCAGCCAAAAACCCTTAGGGTTTTGACCTTAATCACGGGCGCTACAAATGGATCTCGGGCGCGACCTATGTGACTGTTGGAGGTCCAACGGCTCTTTTTAGCAACCCAACCAGAATATGACACTTAACCTTCTCCAATTGGACATTTCCATGTCCTTTGAATATCGCGggtgttacaatgttgatctcgAGTGCGACAGGGTGCTTTTCAGCACAATCTTGAGTTTTCTTCCGGAAGACTCTTGGGCTTGTTGATGGGGATATAAATACCCCTTATCTAACTCATTATTTGTTCAGACATTTTATCAACAACCAAAGATTACAAGCATTCAATTCTCATTTCTAAaacatttattgtgcatcaatttaCATTGATTGCTTTCCTTTCTTTTTGTTGATTATCAATtgtttgattaatcattaagtGTTTGTAAGTTTGTGATTAGCATTAAAAAATCactttgtgagtttgagatCAGCTCTAAAAAATCTCTTTCTATTAGTTAGTGTTTAGTTTTAAAAcacattataataaattatcaaaatctcAATCAGTAaatgagtagtggagtaggatcgacttgtgatccgaaccactctagaTCTCTTGTATCAATCTCTATCTCTTAATCtcctcttaaattttaaaacacctTATTCACCCCTCTCTAAGGTAGCATTTGGGATTTTACTATATTTTGTACGGTTTCTTATATTTctccttttaaaattattccaCTTCACATAAGCTTAATTTTGAGTTAATTTACTTTGAATTAAGGGTCAATTCAGTTTCTGAATTTATGACTCGATCAAATAGTTTACTTGCatctattttgataaatttaggtcaataatttatattttaaaataaattaaggacatattttttattttatatcaattaaggacaaaattgaataatttttggTCCTTAAACTTATTCATTATACTTTGAAgtgatttgaaaattaaaagtattgtcctaattaaaatgattaaaatggttGAAAGTGTGTTATTGGATCATAAGTTGAGTTGGTGAACCAAATTGACTCTTTCCTCGATTCACTTTTAACGCGATCATTGTCCATTAGTGTCattagtaatttaatttttaaaagttagtaGTAATTTgaatttagttttataaattacttCAATTAAAATATGACGTACTGaataagaataataattaaaagtcatacgtaaaactataaaaataaaataaaaaattaagaaaatagatgtacaattttttttctaatttactATTAAAAACACTTAGATTTAAAATCGAATAATCaatgatatttaattattttcaaaattaagataatttatcaaaaataggaATTGAATTAGTAAGAAGATAGGCTAAATGTACATATTGGACCCtcattttggttcggttttgaatttggaCTCTAATGAACTTTTTTTCGATGGAGGtacttaacgttataaaaaaaattcaaatcggaCCCTCCGAACCTAAAATGCCACATGTCCATTAATGATTGGCAAATATGAACCATCGAACCTAATACGTCAGCGCTAAGTTGGCCAGTCACTAACGGACACGTGGCGTTTTAGGTTCGGAGGGTCTGatgtgaaattattttataacgttaagtACCATCATcggaaaaaaaagttcattagggtccaaattcaaaaccgaaccaaacgaGAGGGTCCAATCTGTATATTTGGCCAAgaagataaaatatttagatttctAGATATAGACTTGACATTAGTATTAGAAAGCAAGAGCAGATAATTAAATGAACATATTTATTCCTTGAGAAGGTAATAACAAAGCATCTCTTTCAACAGAGTATCAATGCATCAAACCCTAACCTCCTCTTTATTACTTTCTCGACTGCCAAACAAACTTTAAATTTCGGACAGTGTACGACATTAATAAATCCATTCAAAACGTGAGTGGATAGAATGACTCCACAGAATACATCAAATTATTCCAGTTATCTTGGGGAATAATGCTAGCCCAAGTTGGGTGGATTAGGTCAGTACATTCATAATCATTATTTTCTGCGAACCATGCACTATAATCAACACTGTCCATTTCCTTCTCCTTAGCTACTTGATGAAGTTCCTCATTATTTGCACGAGCTAGATTTTGCCATGCTTGTAGTACGTCAAGGCACGGTAACCTTACCGGAGGAACGACATCATTGTAGTCGGATTTATGAGCATTAGAAGCAGTAGCAGTAGTGTGTTGATGAAGGGTGATGGTTGGTGTAAAACTAATTAGGGCAGGGAAATGGTTGAGTGTATTATTAGGCAGTGTAGACTTTCTGCCTAATCTGGCTTCGGCTTCTAGGCGTGCACTCTCCCATTGAGCCATGTGTCTTAGCCCGGCGTTCTGGCCGTGGCCGGAGCCGGAGCCGGAGCCGTAGGAATCTGCTAGTGGTTTGTGTGTTGTGGGGTCGATGCCCAGTTTGTGTAGTTTTTT
This window contains:
- the LOC126688231 gene encoding transcription factor MYB106-like, with the translated sequence MVIFPGKVKKGAWTSEEDEKLVAYIQQHGHGSWQALPAKAGLKRCGKSCRLRWINYLRADIKRGNFSLQEEQSIIQLHALVGNKWSAIAAHMPKRTDNEIKNYWNTHIKKKLHKLGIDPTTHKPLADSYGSGSGSGHGQNAGLRHMAQWESARLEAEARLGRKSTLPNNTLNHFPALISFTPTITLHQHTTATASNAHKSDYNDVVPPVRLPCLDVLQAWQNLARANNEELHQVAKEKEMDSVDYSAWFAENNDYECTDLIHPTWASIIPQDNWNNLMYSVESFYPLTF